In a genomic window of Limisphaera ngatamarikiensis:
- a CDS encoding TetR/AcrR family transcriptional regulator translates to MRLNMAEPAPAPDTRTAILNAAEAVFAEVGFARASIRRIVRQAGVNLAAIHYHFGSKAGLIEAVIQRRVAPVNERRLQLLDSLERAHPRGRLPLEPVLEAFLRPVHEAGADTEQVDQLRRLYGRLISEADASWGDLLARQFGPVLHRFTAALARAVPEVPEPVLARRLFFSLGAAVHCLLKPPALAHPILPLTGIDTETALEDLIRYAAAGIRADPAPTQPRKRRQGARA, encoded by the coding sequence ATGCGTTTGAACATGGCCGAACCCGCGCCCGCACCCGATACCCGCACGGCCATCCTCAATGCCGCCGAGGCCGTGTTCGCCGAAGTGGGTTTTGCCCGGGCCTCCATCCGCCGCATCGTGCGACAGGCCGGAGTCAACCTGGCCGCCATCCACTACCACTTCGGATCCAAGGCCGGCCTGATCGAGGCGGTCATCCAACGCAGGGTGGCCCCCGTCAACGAACGACGCCTCCAATTATTGGACTCGCTGGAGCGGGCGCATCCGCGCGGACGCCTGCCCCTGGAACCGGTTCTGGAAGCGTTTCTCCGCCCCGTCCACGAGGCCGGAGCGGACACCGAGCAGGTCGATCAACTCCGACGTCTCTACGGGCGCCTGATCAGTGAGGCCGACGCATCGTGGGGGGATCTGCTGGCCCGCCAGTTTGGCCCGGTGCTCCACCGGTTCACGGCTGCCCTGGCCCGGGCCGTGCCGGAAGTCCCGGAACCGGTCCTTGCCCGGCGTCTTTTCTTCAGCCTGGGCGCGGCCGTCCATTGCCTGCTCAAACCCCCTGCTCTCGCCCACCCGATCCTGCCTCTCACCGGCATCGACACCGAAACGGCCCTGGAAGACCTGATCCGCTACGCCGCAGCCGGCATTCGCGCAGATCCGGCCCCGACCCAACCACGAAAACGCAGGCAAGGTGCCCGAGCATGA
- a CDS encoding efflux transporter outer membrane subunit produces MNRCVPWYPALLLLVSCASPPKQTHVPDLPVPEHWAAPAPNEPFVEGRCWESLGGPTLTALIREALEHNRDLRQAAARVDAAVAQARIAGASLPPQLTLNGDATRRQQVFVGLPIPGRENTPLSSRSTSYGVSLNVSWELDLWGRIRAGQTAALAELQAAEAMYRAAQQSLAAQTARAWLALVAAQQQCELARANRDSLARTADRIAARYREGTRTALEDRMARQNLASAEAMLAAREGERDAALRQLEILLGRYPAGTFTNTGSLPPITPDVPAGLPSELLQRRPDLVVAERQLAAQLARVREARAALWPRISLTAAGGRISNELQDLLDSRFDVWSLAGNIAQPILQGGRLRANVRLAEARAREALENYASVMLRAFAEVETALVAEQHLRQRQAALEESLQQARAALRLAETRYQTGLVDYLTLLESQRALYLAESDLIEVQRQRWANRIDLYLALGGGFEPDPPGSTANVMTRP; encoded by the coding sequence ATGAACCGGTGCGTCCCATGGTATCCCGCCCTGCTTCTCCTGGTCTCGTGCGCGAGCCCGCCCAAGCAGACGCACGTGCCTGACCTGCCCGTCCCGGAGCATTGGGCGGCTCCCGCCCCAAACGAACCATTTGTGGAAGGGCGCTGTTGGGAGTCCCTCGGCGGACCGACCCTCACCGCCCTGATCCGCGAGGCGCTGGAGCACAATCGCGACCTTCGTCAGGCCGCCGCACGCGTGGATGCCGCAGTGGCCCAGGCACGGATCGCCGGTGCGTCCCTTCCCCCGCAACTGACCCTCAACGGGGACGCCACCCGCCGCCAGCAGGTGTTCGTCGGCCTGCCCATCCCGGGCCGCGAAAACACCCCACTCTCCTCACGTTCCACCTCCTACGGGGTATCCCTCAACGTCAGTTGGGAACTGGACCTGTGGGGGCGTATCCGCGCCGGACAAACAGCCGCCCTGGCTGAACTGCAAGCCGCTGAGGCCATGTACCGAGCGGCCCAACAATCCCTGGCAGCCCAAACCGCTCGCGCATGGTTGGCCCTGGTGGCGGCCCAACAACAATGCGAGCTGGCCCGTGCGAACCGTGATTCGCTGGCCCGAACCGCCGACCGCATCGCCGCCCGCTACCGCGAAGGCACCCGAACGGCCCTGGAAGATCGAATGGCCCGGCAAAACCTCGCCTCGGCCGAAGCCATGCTGGCAGCCCGGGAAGGCGAACGCGACGCCGCTCTTCGACAACTGGAAATCCTGCTGGGCCGTTACCCCGCCGGCACATTCACCAACACCGGCTCCCTGCCGCCCATCACCCCCGACGTGCCCGCCGGATTGCCCTCGGAATTACTGCAACGACGGCCGGATCTGGTGGTGGCCGAACGCCAACTGGCCGCCCAGCTGGCCCGCGTCCGGGAAGCCAGGGCCGCCTTGTGGCCGCGAATCAGCCTGACCGCCGCCGGCGGCCGCATCAGCAACGAACTGCAAGACCTCTTGGACAGCCGGTTCGATGTCTGGTCACTGGCCGGCAACATCGCACAGCCAATCCTCCAGGGCGGCAGGTTGCGGGCCAACGTGCGGCTTGCGGAAGCCAGGGCGCGCGAGGCCCTGGAAAACTATGCCTCCGTCATGCTCCGCGCCTTCGCCGAGGTGGAGACGGCCCTTGTCGCAGAACAACACCTCCGACAACGCCAGGCCGCGCTGGAAGAGTCCCTGCAACAAGCCCGGGCCGCCCTCCGCCTGGCCGAAACGCGCTACCAAACGGGCCTCGTGGATTATCTCACCCTGCTGGAATCCCAGCGCGCCCTTTACCTGGCGGAAAGTGATCTGATCGAAGTCCAACGGCAGCGATGGGCCAACCGCATTGATCTGTACCTGGCCCTGGGCGGCGGGTTCGAACCCGACCCGCCCGGGTCCACAGCCAACGTCATGACCCGCCCGTAA
- a CDS encoding efflux RND transporter periplasmic adaptor subunit yields the protein MSALHKIGLPLAILTAGALLTGLMIRTRPRPELAAPEVPLPLVRAIPLTPVRHRFLVHSQGTVTPRTEIDLVAEVAGRIVHLAPSFRSGGLFQKNELLVAIDPIDYELAVTHARATLAQAESALVREEAEARVAREEWELNGRGSPNPLVLREPQLAQARAAVESARAGLQAALRDLERCRLTAPFDGRVRTQHVDVGQFVTRGQTLGRIYSVDSVEVRLPLALDDLAFLDLPLAVTEPDDRVSGPAVTLSARIGGQTHTWQGRIVRTEGEVDTRTRMLHAVARVDRPYDVSPGQPPLAVGLFVRATIHGREVEPVYLAPRKAFRYDRDLMVVDRENRLRLRQVEILRREPDQMVFRAALAPGDRVCVTPLEAVTDGMQVRVLDEAVDHTPPTSGATPQTTHP from the coding sequence ATGAGCGCGTTGCACAAAATCGGATTGCCGCTGGCCATCCTGACGGCCGGCGCTCTGCTGACAGGGCTGATGATCCGGACCCGACCTCGACCGGAACTGGCAGCACCCGAAGTGCCCCTGCCCCTCGTTCGCGCAATCCCGCTGACGCCCGTCCGTCACCGGTTCCTGGTCCACAGCCAGGGCACCGTAACGCCCCGAACCGAAATTGACCTGGTCGCGGAAGTGGCCGGCCGGATCGTTCACCTGGCACCGTCCTTCCGTTCCGGCGGGCTCTTCCAAAAGAACGAACTTTTGGTCGCCATCGATCCCATCGACTACGAACTGGCCGTCACCCACGCCAGGGCCACCCTCGCACAAGCAGAAAGCGCACTGGTCCGGGAAGAGGCAGAAGCCCGCGTCGCCCGTGAGGAATGGGAACTGAACGGGCGGGGCTCACCCAACCCTCTCGTGCTCCGCGAACCCCAGTTGGCCCAGGCCCGGGCCGCCGTGGAATCAGCCCGCGCCGGGCTCCAAGCCGCCCTGCGCGACCTGGAGCGTTGCCGCCTGACCGCACCGTTCGACGGCCGCGTCCGCACCCAGCACGTCGACGTCGGCCAGTTCGTCACGCGTGGCCAAACCCTTGGCCGCATCTACTCGGTCGACTCCGTGGAGGTTCGGCTGCCGCTCGCCCTCGATGACCTGGCCTTCCTGGACCTCCCGCTGGCCGTGACAGAGCCGGATGACCGGGTGTCCGGACCGGCCGTCACCCTCTCGGCCCGGATTGGCGGCCAAACCCATACCTGGCAGGGACGAATCGTCCGGACCGAGGGCGAGGTGGACACACGCACCCGCATGCTCCACGCCGTGGCGCGTGTGGACCGACCCTACGACGTTTCACCGGGTCAACCCCCGCTGGCCGTCGGCCTGTTCGTCCGGGCCACCATCCACGGCCGGGAAGTTGAGCCTGTCTATCTGGCCCCGCGCAAGGCCTTCCGATACGACCGCGACCTCATGGTGGTGGACAGGGAGAACCGACTGCGCCTGCGCCAGGTCGAAATCCTCCGGCGGGAACCCGACCAGATGGTGTTTCGGGCCGCACTGGCACCGGGAGACCGCGTGTGTGTGACGCCGCTCGAAGCAGTCACCGACGGCATGCAGGTCCGGGTGTTGGACGAGGCCGTCGACCACACGCCACCAACGTCCGGGGCAACCCCGCAGACAACCCACCCATGA
- a CDS encoding efflux RND transporter permease subunit, with protein MKPNGVIAWFARNGVAANLLLLVVVVGGLLSLGRIRKEIFPEFSSDMITVSVAYRGASPEEVEEAVCIRIEEALQGLDGIKRIRSVANENLGTVVVELLPGADTRRLLNDIKARVDAIDTFPAETEKPVVQELILRTQVINVAVSGDADERTLKRVAEQVRDELSVVPGISQVQLAVARPYEISIEVSEEALQRHGLTFDEVAQAVRRSSLDLPGGSLKTDAGEFQLRVKGQAYRGPEFEKLPLRTLPDGSRLLLGDVARVVDGFEDTARHARFNGKPAVVVMVFRTGDENALEISRKVKEYVAKAQLRMPAGVQLTPYMDYAQYLQSRLDLLLRNARTGFILVFLLLALFLRLRLAFWVAVGIPISFLGTLWLMPALDVSISMITLFAFLLVLGIVVDDAIVVGENIYTHYQRGKSGLRAAIEGASEISRPVIFAVLTTIAAFVPLLAVEGNTGKIMRNIPLIVIPTLTFSLLECMLCVPNHLSHFRPGPDGQTGWHPFRRLQQAFARGLERFVRTRYTPFLEWCLQHRYVVAAIAASTLMLAAGLVAGGIVRFQFFPPVEGDDIAAFVTMPEGAAPEVVEAAVRQIEQAAEKLRAEYAGVRTTDGKPLFRHILSSIGDQPYRTAISRNGGRLGGDFARPNLGEVHIQLAPAETRHVTSAELVRRWRELTGDLPGAVELVFTSALFTTGDAINIQLTGPDVEQLRMAAAELKSALARYDGVLDIADSHRAGKPEIRLAIRPEAEALGLTLHDLARQVRQAFYGEEAQRIQRGRDDVRVMVRYPDRERRSLAALEHMRIRLPDGTEVPFSEVAEVRWEQGYASIVRVDRRRAINVTADVDLRRTTTDQVLRSLQEHELPALLGKYPGLRYCFEGQQREQQDTLRSLARGFLLALFLIFALIAIPLKSYIHPLVVMSAIPFGFVGAVLGHLIMGMMLTALSLFGLVALAGVAVNDGLVLVDAINSRRRAGVPLSEAVRQAGPSRFRAVLLTSLTTFAGLMPLILEKSVQARFLIPMAISLGFGILYCTFTTLILLPSAYLILEDLSGPVRRLFGWEFRLETEEMEDVTTLADRKSS; from the coding sequence ATGAAACCGAACGGTGTCATTGCCTGGTTTGCCCGCAACGGCGTCGCCGCCAATCTCCTCCTGTTGGTGGTGGTGGTGGGCGGCCTGCTCTCCCTGGGCCGAATCCGGAAGGAGATTTTCCCGGAGTTCTCCTCCGACATGATCACCGTGTCGGTGGCCTACCGCGGCGCGTCTCCCGAAGAGGTTGAGGAAGCCGTGTGCATCCGAATCGAGGAAGCCCTCCAAGGGCTCGACGGCATCAAGCGGATCCGGTCCGTGGCCAATGAGAATCTCGGGACCGTGGTGGTGGAACTCCTGCCGGGCGCCGACACACGCCGCCTTCTCAACGACATCAAGGCACGCGTGGACGCCATTGACACCTTCCCCGCCGAAACCGAGAAGCCCGTGGTGCAGGAGTTGATCCTCCGAACCCAGGTGATCAACGTCGCCGTGTCCGGTGACGCCGACGAACGCACCCTCAAGCGCGTGGCCGAACAGGTCCGGGACGAGCTTTCGGTCGTGCCGGGCATCTCCCAGGTCCAGCTGGCCGTCGCCCGACCCTACGAAATCTCCATCGAGGTCTCGGAGGAGGCCCTGCAACGCCATGGCCTCACCTTTGACGAAGTGGCCCAGGCCGTGCGCCGGTCCTCACTGGACCTGCCCGGCGGCTCCCTGAAAACCGATGCGGGTGAGTTCCAACTCCGGGTCAAAGGACAGGCCTATCGCGGACCCGAGTTCGAAAAGCTCCCGCTCCGGACCCTGCCCGATGGATCGCGCCTGCTCCTCGGCGACGTGGCCCGCGTGGTGGATGGATTCGAAGATACCGCCCGCCACGCCCGCTTCAACGGCAAACCGGCCGTGGTGGTCATGGTGTTCCGCACCGGCGACGAAAACGCCCTCGAAATCAGCCGAAAGGTCAAGGAGTACGTCGCCAAAGCCCAACTCCGCATGCCCGCCGGCGTACAACTGACCCCCTACATGGACTATGCCCAGTACCTCCAGAGCCGCCTGGACCTCCTGCTCCGAAACGCCCGGACCGGTTTCATCCTTGTGTTCCTCCTGCTCGCCCTGTTCCTTCGGTTGCGCCTGGCCTTCTGGGTGGCGGTGGGCATCCCCATCTCCTTCCTGGGTACCCTCTGGCTCATGCCCGCCCTCGACGTCTCCATCAGCATGATCACCTTGTTCGCCTTCCTGCTGGTGCTCGGCATTGTGGTCGACGACGCCATCGTGGTGGGCGAAAACATCTATACCCATTACCAACGGGGCAAATCCGGCCTGCGCGCCGCCATCGAAGGTGCCAGCGAAATCAGCCGGCCGGTCATCTTCGCCGTGCTCACCACCATTGCCGCCTTCGTGCCGTTGCTGGCCGTGGAGGGCAACACCGGCAAGATCATGCGGAACATCCCGTTGATCGTCATTCCCACGCTGACCTTCTCCCTCCTGGAATGCATGTTGTGCGTCCCCAACCACCTGAGCCATTTCCGGCCCGGTCCGGACGGACAAACCGGCTGGCACCCGTTCCGGCGTCTGCAACAGGCCTTCGCCCGTGGCCTGGAACGTTTTGTCCGGACGCGATACACCCCCTTTCTCGAGTGGTGCCTGCAGCATCGGTACGTGGTCGCGGCCATTGCCGCCAGCACATTGATGCTGGCCGCAGGACTGGTCGCAGGCGGCATTGTCCGGTTCCAGTTCTTTCCCCCGGTGGAAGGAGATGACATCGCCGCCTTTGTCACCATGCCCGAAGGCGCAGCCCCCGAGGTCGTCGAAGCCGCCGTCCGACAGATCGAACAAGCAGCCGAAAAACTCCGGGCCGAATACGCCGGCGTCCGCACCACCGACGGCAAACCGCTGTTCCGGCACATCCTCAGCTCCATCGGGGATCAACCATATCGAACCGCCATCAGCCGTAACGGCGGTCGCTTGGGCGGCGATTTCGCCCGCCCGAACCTGGGAGAGGTCCATATCCAACTGGCCCCCGCGGAAACCCGCCACGTCACATCCGCCGAGCTGGTGCGGCGCTGGCGCGAACTCACCGGCGATCTCCCGGGCGCCGTCGAGCTGGTCTTCACCTCCGCCCTCTTCACCACCGGCGACGCCATCAACATCCAGCTCACCGGGCCCGATGTGGAACAATTGCGCATGGCAGCCGCCGAATTGAAATCGGCCCTGGCCCGCTACGACGGCGTGCTGGACATCGCGGACTCCCACCGCGCCGGCAAGCCGGAAATCCGCCTCGCCATCCGGCCCGAGGCCGAAGCCCTGGGCCTGACCCTGCATGATCTCGCCCGCCAGGTCCGCCAGGCGTTTTACGGTGAGGAAGCCCAGCGCATCCAGCGCGGCCGCGACGACGTTCGCGTCATGGTCCGCTATCCCGACCGGGAGCGACGGTCCCTCGCGGCCCTCGAACACATGCGAATCCGTCTTCCCGACGGCACCGAGGTCCCCTTCTCCGAGGTTGCCGAGGTACGCTGGGAGCAAGGGTACGCCTCCATCGTGCGCGTCGACAGGCGCCGCGCCATCAATGTCACCGCTGACGTGGACCTGCGCCGCACCACCACCGACCAGGTCCTCCGCTCCCTCCAGGAACACGAGCTGCCCGCCCTCCTGGGCAAGTACCCCGGCCTCCGCTACTGCTTCGAAGGCCAGCAACGCGAACAACAGGACACCCTCCGGAGCCTGGCCCGGGGCTTCCTGTTGGCCCTGTTCCTGATCTTCGCACTGATCGCCATTCCCTTGAAATCTTACATCCACCCCCTGGTGGTCATGTCGGCCATCCCGTTTGGTTTCGTTGGCGCTGTGCTGGGTCACCTCATCATGGGCATGATGTTGACCGCCCTGTCGCTGTTCGGCCTCGTGGCCCTGGCCGGCGTGGCAGTGAACGACGGCCTGGTCCTGGTGGACGCCATCAACAGCCGTCGCCGTGCGGGTGTGCCCTTGTCCGAGGCAGTGCGCCAGGCCGGACCGTCACGATTCCGGGCCGTGCTCCTCACTTCACTCACCACCTTTGCCGGGCTCATGCCCCTCATCCTGGAAAAGAGTGTCCAAGCCCGTTTCCTCATCCCGATGGCCATCTCACTGGGTTTCGGCATCCTCTACTGCACCTTCACCACGCTCATCCTCCTGCCGTCGGCCTACCTGATCCTTGAAGACCTGAGCGGCCCGGTCCGCCGGCTTTTCGGATGGGAATTCCGCCTCGAAACTGAAGAAATGGAAGACGTCACCACCCTTGCGGACCGGAAATCATCATGA
- the sufB gene encoding Fe-S cluster assembly protein SufB, which translates to MSTAVESIESLVKKEYKYGFYTDIETESAPPGLNEDIIRFISAKKKEPEWLTEWRLKAYRHWLTMTPPNWQFVKYPPINFQEIVYYVAPKMRTDGPKSLEEVDPKLLETYEKLGIPLRERERLAGVAVDAVFDSVSVGTTFQKQLAEKGIIFCSMSEAVREHPELVRKYLGSVVPYTDNFYAALNSAVFSDGSFVYVPKGVRCPMELSTYFRINAAKSGQFERTLIIADEGAYVSYLEGCTAPMRDENQLHAAVVELIALDHAEIKYSTVQNWYPGDEEGRGGIFNFVTKRGLCKGRYSKISWTQVETGSAITWKYPSCVLLGDHSVGEFYSVAVVNGRQQADTGTKMIHIGRNTRSTIVSKGISAGRGQNVYRGLVEIRKSAVNSRNFSQCDSMLIGDKCGAHTFPYIDVRNSSSSVEHEATTSKIGEDQIFYCNQRGLSTQDAVNLIVNGFCKEVFKELPMEFAVEAQKLLGVSLEGSVG; encoded by the coding sequence ATGAGCACCGCTGTTGAAAGCATCGAGAGCCTGGTCAAAAAGGAGTACAAGTACGGTTTTTACACCGACATTGAGACCGAATCGGCCCCACCGGGGCTGAACGAGGACATTATTCGGTTTATTTCGGCCAAGAAGAAGGAGCCCGAATGGTTGACCGAGTGGCGGCTGAAGGCGTATCGGCACTGGCTGACGATGACGCCGCCGAACTGGCAGTTTGTGAAGTATCCGCCGATCAACTTTCAGGAGATCGTTTATTACGTGGCCCCGAAGATGCGGACCGACGGGCCGAAGAGCCTGGAGGAGGTGGATCCGAAGTTGTTGGAGACGTACGAGAAGCTGGGCATTCCTCTGCGGGAACGCGAGCGGCTGGCGGGTGTGGCGGTGGACGCGGTGTTTGACAGCGTCTCGGTGGGGACCACGTTCCAGAAACAGCTTGCCGAGAAGGGGATCATATTTTGCTCGATGAGCGAGGCGGTCCGGGAGCACCCGGAGCTGGTGCGGAAGTACCTGGGCAGCGTGGTGCCGTACACTGACAATTTTTATGCGGCCCTGAACTCTGCCGTGTTCAGTGACGGGTCGTTCGTGTACGTGCCCAAGGGGGTGCGCTGTCCGATGGAATTGTCCACGTATTTCCGCATCAACGCCGCCAAGTCGGGTCAGTTTGAGCGGACGCTGATTATTGCCGACGAGGGGGCGTACGTAAGCTATCTGGAGGGGTGCACGGCGCCGATGCGGGATGAGAACCAGCTGCATGCGGCGGTGGTGGAGTTGATTGCGCTGGACCATGCGGAGATCAAGTACTCGACGGTGCAGAACTGGTATCCTGGGGACGAAGAAGGGCGGGGCGGCATCTTCAACTTCGTAACCAAGCGCGGTCTGTGCAAGGGCCGGTACTCGAAGATTTCCTGGACGCAGGTGGAGACCGGGTCGGCGATCACCTGGAAATATCCGAGCTGCGTGTTGTTGGGGGACCATTCAGTGGGGGAGTTTTACTCGGTGGCGGTGGTCAACGGGCGACAACAGGCCGACACCGGCACGAAGATGATTCACATCGGCCGTAACACCCGGAGCACCATCGTGTCCAAGGGGATTTCGGCGGGCCGGGGTCAGAACGTGTACCGGGGCCTTGTGGAGATCCGCAAGTCCGCGGTCAATTCGCGGAATTTTTCGCAGTGCGACTCGATGTTGATCGGCGACAAGTGCGGCGCCCACACGTTTCCGTACATTGACGTGCGCAACTCCAGCTCGTCCGTGGAGCACGAGGCAACGACTTCGAAGATCGGCGAGGACCAGATCTTCTACTGCAACCAGCGGGGCCTTTCCACGCAGGACGCGGTGAACCTGATTGTGAACGGCTTCTGCAAGGAGGTGTTCAAGGAGTTGCCGATGGAGTTTGCAGTGGAAGCGCAGAAGCTGCTCGGTGTGAGCCTGGAGGGCAGCGTGGGCTGA
- a CDS encoding VPDSG-CTERM sorting domain-containing protein, translated as MKTRWMLTAAGLTLVTSLTTRVEAFVMVDPVIERLSHVETVVTDLGNGFYHYAYTVYNDSEPVTDGRMTIWPRIVGWEIPLDSPALVSNITFPETWGYRFLSSTEYEQEYGIPNPFNSLYVLQWYDLELFEGISLEKSIVPNGYNDFWGDDEYEPYASGFGFISVLAPVDGPYAAIWQDAYRNIGDPPLPGGGITGGSLPYTPQHAMPDGGATAVLLGLSLVGLHLWRKTSR; from the coding sequence ATGAAAACGCGATGGATGCTCACGGCAGCAGGACTGACGCTGGTAACCAGCCTGACCACCCGGGTCGAGGCTTTTGTGATGGTCGATCCCGTGATCGAACGGTTGTCCCACGTGGAAACGGTCGTCACGGACTTGGGAAACGGTTTCTACCATTATGCCTACACGGTTTATAACGACTCCGAGCCGGTCACGGACGGCAGGATGACCATATGGCCCCGAATCGTCGGTTGGGAGATCCCGCTGGACTCGCCGGCCCTGGTTTCGAATATCACGTTCCCGGAAACTTGGGGCTACCGCTTCCTCAGCAGCACCGAATACGAACAAGAGTACGGCATCCCCAATCCCTTCAATTCCCTGTACGTGTTGCAGTGGTACGACCTGGAACTTTTTGAGGGAATCAGCCTGGAAAAAAGCATCGTTCCCAACGGGTACAATGACTTTTGGGGTGACGACGAATATGAGCCCTACGCCAGCGGCTTTGGGTTCATCTCCGTTTTGGCCCCCGTGGACGGCCCCTATGCAGCCATCTGGCAGGACGCGTACCGAAACATTGGCGATCCGCCCCTTCCGGGCGGCGGAATCACGGGCGGCAGCCTGCCCTACACGCCGCAACACGCCATGCCCGATGGCGGTGCCACCGCCGTCCTGCTCGGGTTGAGCCTCGTCGGGCTCCATCTCTGGCGAAAGACCTCCCGGTAA
- a CDS encoding RraA family protein, with the protein MKTLAPGKSASLGVALLLSVSRVIVSAQPAPEPTLEELRKGKHFIPTDVYPESEDARILRLFKGLRVADVSDGMDKAGLAHVGRMDPEIRPLWKDVRTFRHRIVGVAVTARYVPTQQPATGPQSTEVFDRWMGAWYRDRSSEPFVPLLRPGTVLVIEEQGHDVGSIGSNNILVWKQRGCVGVVSSATARDTDEIEAQGVPLYFRRPGRGIRPGRNEIESVNAPIVCGGVLVRPGDIIVADGDGVIVVPRARAEEVAAYARTTLEQDQAARRKLYEALGIPKDPSVEPTP; encoded by the coding sequence ATGAAGACTCTCGCACCCGGCAAATCGGCCTCCCTCGGCGTTGCGCTGCTCCTTTCCGTCTCGCGGGTAATCGTGTCCGCCCAACCCGCCCCCGAGCCAACCCTTGAAGAGCTTCGAAAAGGAAAACATTTCATCCCAACCGATGTATATCCGGAAAGCGAAGACGCACGAATCCTTCGGCTCTTCAAGGGCCTGCGCGTGGCCGACGTTTCGGATGGAATGGACAAGGCCGGCTTGGCCCACGTCGGTCGGATGGACCCCGAGATTCGCCCCTTGTGGAAGGACGTCCGAACCTTTCGACATCGAATCGTCGGCGTCGCCGTTACAGCCCGTTACGTACCCACACAACAACCAGCCACAGGTCCACAGTCCACGGAGGTCTTCGACCGCTGGATGGGCGCATGGTACCGGGACCGCAGCAGCGAACCATTTGTTCCCCTCCTGCGTCCGGGCACCGTCCTGGTGATCGAGGAACAGGGCCACGACGTCGGATCCATCGGCTCCAACAACATCCTGGTCTGGAAACAACGGGGTTGCGTGGGGGTGGTCTCCAGTGCGACCGCCCGCGACACCGACGAAATTGAGGCCCAGGGCGTGCCCCTGTATTTCCGACGGCCGGGTCGCGGGATCCGGCCCGGACGAAACGAAATCGAGTCCGTCAACGCTCCCATCGTCTGTGGCGGCGTGCTCGTCAGGCCCGGCGATATAATCGTGGCAGACGGAGATGGTGTGATCGTCGTGCCCCGCGCCCGGGCTGAGGAGGTCGCCGCCTACGCCCGCACCACTTTGGAACAGGACCAGGCGGCCCGACGCAAACTCTACGAGGCCCTGGGCATTCCCAAGGATCCATCGGTCGAACCCACACCGTGA
- a CDS encoding fused MFS/spermidine synthase → MNAVSPNSPPSPADLTGALPAWLGAGIAAVGGFIILVLEIVGARYLARDFGSAFYVWVSQIGVVMIALALGYYVGGALADRWRRPGPLAWLLGPTGLLVYAIPGFAPPVLAALVNRHPPDEPIAPLWQKLDPALGSAVVFLLPCFVLAMLSPYFIRLTSRQIAHVGRISGLIIAASTVGSIAGVFVAGYLLVDLMALSTIFRGCGLAMLGLAVICWLVDRRFRPGERSPQ, encoded by the coding sequence ATGAACGCCGTTAGTCCCAACAGCCCACCAAGCCCGGCCGACCTGACCGGTGCCCTCCCAGCCTGGCTCGGTGCAGGGATCGCCGCCGTGGGCGGCTTCATCATCCTGGTGCTGGAAATCGTCGGCGCCCGCTATCTGGCGCGCGATTTCGGCAGCGCATTCTATGTTTGGGTCAGCCAAATCGGGGTGGTCATGATCGCCCTGGCACTGGGTTACTACGTGGGCGGTGCACTGGCCGACCGATGGCGGCGACCCGGACCCCTGGCGTGGTTGCTGGGTCCGACCGGCCTCCTGGTCTATGCCATCCCCGGGTTTGCCCCCCCGGTTCTGGCCGCGCTGGTCAATCGCCACCCACCCGACGAGCCCATAGCCCCCCTCTGGCAAAAACTCGACCCCGCCCTCGGCAGCGCCGTGGTGTTCCTATTACCGTGTTTCGTGCTGGCGATGTTGTCCCCGTATTTCATTCGGCTGACCAGCCGGCAGATCGCTCACGTCGGCCGGATCAGCGGCCTCATCATCGCAGCCAGCACCGTGGGCAGCATTGCCGGGGTGTTCGTCGCAGGTTACCTTCTGGTGGACTTGATGGCATTGTCCACCATCTTCCGGGGGTGCGGCCTGGCCATGCTGGGCCTGGCCGTCATCTGTTGGTTGGTGGACCGACGGTTCCGTCCCGGGGAAAGATCTCCACAATGA